The nucleotide sequence gtataatgtagggaaatgtgaggttattcacttgggtaggaagagtagaaaaacagaatattttttaaatggtgagaaacttttaaatgttggtgttcagagggatgtggatgtccttgtgcaagaaacaccgaaagctagcatgcaggtacagcaagcaataaggagggcaaatggcctgttgtcctttattgcaaaggggttggagtacaagagtaaggcagTCTTGCTTGGGCCTTGGAGATACCACACCTGGAGgaccgtgcacagttttggtcttcttatctaaggaaggatatacttgccctggAGGTGGTGTAGCAGAGGTTAACTAGATTGGCAAttgcaggatttaaaaaaaaaaatacaatcctTCTAAAAGTCAGTGTAAAAAGTTTCAGTCTATAGCAATGTATCTACATAAATTGTGATGAAACcatgaaattgtttttttttaaatggtgagagattaggaaatgttgacATTCAGGGGGATTtggatatcataagaacataagaaataggagcaggtgtaggccaaacagccccatttaataagatcatggctgattatcgaactcaactccactttctcgcccgatgaGAGGGCttatgttgagagattgtgtagattgggcctttactctctggagtttagaagaatgagaggtgatgtcattgaaacatgcaagattctgaaggggattgacagggtagatgctaagaggttttTTTCCCCCTGGTTGGTgtgtcaagaactagggggcacagtctcaggagaaggtgtaggccattttagagatgaggaggaatttgttgactcagagggttgtgaatctttggaattctctgccccagaaggctgtggatactgagtctctgaatatattcaagactgagatcgatagattttggggtctagaggaatcaagagatatggcgatcgggcgggaaagtggagttgagttcgatgatcagccatgatcttattgaatggggctgtttggcctacacctgctcctatttcttatgttcttatgatattcaaatccctctgaatgccaacatttcccaatctctcatcatttaaaaaaagacCAATTTCATGGCTTCATCACAATTTATGTAGATACATTGCTATAGACTGAAACTTTTTACACTGACTTTTAGAAAGATTGTATTTTTTTTAATCCTGCAATTGTCATTCTCACACATAGATGGGTTTTCAAAGATGACCTTGAAGTATTTGCCAATTCTGATCAGTGCACTCTGCAAGTACAACCACAGTTAATCAAACCTTGTTGTGACAATCTTGAAAAGCATGGAAAATAAGTGTTGATTGGGTgtttatcttgtgaaactgtatttTATGGGTTAAAATTAAACTTTGACAGCAATTGTGGAAGGGAGGAGGTTGGTTATGaacttaattttaaaaaaatgttgaagTGATGTGTTTCACGAAACTAGTCATTTTCACCGTGTGATGGAGCACATACCTTGCACACAATAGTGTTTAAATTTAGCAAACAATCATAGGACAAAAAGCAAACAGATATTCTAAACTTTGAATAGGTTGTCGTTAAATATTAACCATTATTAATTTTTTCAATCCCACCACTAACACCATGAGATCAGACAGGCAAAACCTATCCAAATTTACACAATGTTTACTGAGGCGGTTGCAATAACATATGGATGGCTAGGGTAAGTGAAAATAAGCAGGCACAGGATTAtgtatgtttaaagttttctgtagACTGAGTTGAAATGTATGAGTTTGAAAATTTCCCAAGAAACAGTGCATCAAAATCAGACTTGCTCTTTAGAGCAGTATCCAATTCTTTCTCATATTGCAAAAATAAGCTTGGGTTGGCACCAGAGAAAATTACTATTAACAAAGTCGCTATGGGAAATTTTTTAACATGGTGACAATGGATCTGTTCATGTGGGTGAGCAAATATTCTCTGTGGAGACTGGGGGGAAAAATACTCCAATCTTCAGCCCAATAAGGGCAGAGATCTCCCCCTTTCAATTTGGAACAGAGTGCTGGTGAGACCTAAGCAATGAGCAAAAGTCTCACTCCACTCCTCTTCTGCCTCCTTCTAAGGGTCCAAGTAATTTCTCGGTTTTTATATCGAGTTTCCAGACCTCAGCCACAAGCACGGCTGTAGCATTCATCGCAGAGGCtttacacacaccccaccccagatATTGCAACCTTTAACAAAATCATATTTCTATAAAGAATAAGGTGAAAAATAATGATTACTGCAATGATATTTTCTAAATACCTTTTTCTTTGTTTTGAATTTTAGTTCACATTTCTGTAATTTTTGGCAATGAAATCCTCAAGTACATTTGTAACCTGTGTCAACATCGGTTTGATTATCTCGAACGCCTTCCTAAAGGCCTGCTCATGTATATAATTTCATTTTTGGAGCTTGAGGACATTGCCAGGCTTTCCCAAACATCCAGACAATTTGAAAAGGTAAAAACATTTTTATATATTTTAGAAGCCTGAAAAGTGAGAATAATTTAGTTTTAAATCTTGTCATACATTGTTTATCATGGCCAATGGGAGGCAAATCAATGAAAATATTCACTTGATGCTGCTTATGTCTTACTATGGACCTAACTATAGTTAATGACTCATTTTCTGACATGAGAGTTCCCATTGTTGTAAGTACTGACACTCCACACACAATTCAAAACAGTGAATTACTATGTCACTGTCAGTCCACcctgcaagtcaggcagcatctgtaaagaaagGAAAAAAGTTGATGTTTCAGGCAAAGTCCTTTTGTTACAGATGCTtgtagcattgtgcacagttctggtctccaagttacaaaaagaatatagaggcactggagaaggtgcaaaaaagattcacaaggatgacaccagaactgagaggttgtagctatcaggaaaaattgaacaggttgggtctcttttctccagaaaaatgaaagctaaggggtgacctaatagaggtctttaaaattataaaggggattgatagggtagacgtagaaaagatgtttccacttgtggggaatccaaaaATAAGGACAATCAATATAAGGTAGgcgccaataaatccaataaggaattcaggagaaactactttacccagagagtggttagaatgtggaacatgctaccacaaggagtggttgaggcaaatagcatagatccatttaaggggaaAATAGAGGAATACATGAGGAAAAATGGAATACAGTAATatgttgataggattagatgaagtagggtgggaggaggctcatgtggagcacaaacactgacatgaaccagttgggtcgaatggcctgtttctgtgtaaggGGAGACCTCCCAAATGAATGTTTTGCAGCAGGCGCTGGTTGTCCatcactgtttttttttaatgttgctgATGCTGCTGATACCCCTGCACTCCATGGGGGTCTTGGCAAATAGTGACATTTTGCAGCATACAGCAAACCATCATGAGTCGCTGAAACACTTCAGAACGCTTTCAGATTGATCCAGGCTCCTGAAATGTGGGTTCAAAAAAGCAAATTCTGTGCTCTGTGATGACTTTAATGGAAAATGCCCCTTGTTGTAGCATTTTAAGGAGAGACACATTCTGCCATGGTGCCTGGCAAAGATCACTGGCATGGTCAAGTTCCATAAAATAAAGATATCACTGAAAGTGAGTATTCATTTATGATGGATTGTTGCTGGTTGCAAATAGGCTGGGCATTGGAATATACATATTAACATTGATAAAGCAGGTATGTATTGCCACCTGGGTACAATATATGATTCTTTGGACCTTGGGAAATCCTGCCTCGCGGTTAAGTTGCAGTATCCTGTCATATTGCTGCCGATTGTTTATGGGGAAGCTCATGAAATTGCTAGCTTAAGAGAACAATACACCTGTGACTTACTTGGTGGATCTGTACACAAGTGTTAGGTTAATATTACAGTTGTCCCCAGTAGCAGCCTGGAATAGCACCATGGATTAGAAGTTAAGGGTCATTGTGACCTTAACAACCTTTGACAGAGCGATGCACGTCATGAGAATGGCTGCAAGTCCATTAATAGCATGTAGTGTAACTCACTTTTTTCGAAAGCAAAGCCTCCACAGGCACTCCTTGGCCAAATGCAGGTAGGAGCATCTCTGCTTGTATAAtctggtggaggggagggggtgggggatggtGTTAATGTACCAGCAGAGAGCCTTAAATGCAGTcttctcagcctgttcatcctccgctgttcctccttctcttccaataTGTGATGATAACAAGGAATTCCCATTAAGCATTCCATTGTGCACTGTCTGAAACAGGGATGGTGGCAATTGGTAGCAAGTAGTAGAAAGGCAATGGAAAAGTAGGTGGCAACAGTGAAAACCTAGTACTTTTAAAACTCTCTTTCTTACCCCACCTTCAAAGTAATACTGAGCAATCCTGGACACCAGTTTTATGCTGGTGTTCTGATTCAGCATCATTAAGTGTGAATTATGGAAAGTGAGACATGTGACATCACCAACTCATTTACATGCATCCACCAAATATTGGTGGATTCCTCTACCAGTCACCGGAAATGACAGTAGAAAATAGCTCAAATGCAAAAATGGCAGAGCTCTGAGGGAATGGAACCCTTCGACCTGCCTGCCAAATTACTGCCACAAAATCAGGCAGATGACAGGAGAAACTTCAGTCTCGAGTGTCTAGACTTGTAAAAAGTGTTCATTTCCCCAATACGAATATCTCTGCTTGAGAAAAATATATTTGAATTAAGTTTaaaaaaatcatagaatggttacagcacggaagagggccattcggcccatcgagcccgtgcctgctctctgaaagagcaccacagctaatcccactctcccgccctttccccgtagccctgaaaatgtttttctttcaggtacttatccaacttccgtttgaaaacagtgattgagatagcctccaccaccctttcaggcagtgcattccagatcctaaccactcattgtgtaaaaaagttttttcttatgtcgcttttggttcttttgccaatcaccttaaatctgtgtcctctggttctcgacccttccgctaatgggaacagtttctctctgtctactctgtccagacccctcatgattttgaacacgtcgatcaaatctcctctcaaccttctctgctctcaggagaataaccccagcttctccaatttatccacataactgacatccctcatccttggaatcattcctgtaaatcttttctgcactctccccaaggccttcacatccttcctaaagtgaggtactcagaattggaaacaatgctccaattgaggctgaaccagtattttatacaggttcattataatttccacatttttgtactatatacttctattcatgaagcccaagatcccgtcagcttttttaactgttttctcaacctgccctgccaccttcgacgattggtgcacatatacccctaggtctctctgttcgtgcaccccttttaggattgtaccctttagtttatatttcctctcctcattctttctaccaaaatgtatcacttcgcacttttctgcgttaaatttcatctgccacgtgtccgcccattccaccaacctgtctatgtcctcttgaagtctatcactatcgtcctcactgttcactatacttccaagttttatgtcatcggcacattttgaaattgtgccttgtacactcgcattcaagtcattaatatacatcaagaaaagcagtggtcccagtaccgatcccgagGGAACACCGccttccagtccgaaaaacaactgttcaccactactctctgtttcctgtcacttagccaatttcttatctattctgccactgtcccttttattccatgggcattagctttgctggcaagcctattatgtggcactttgtcaaacgccttttggaaatccctgTAGCCAGTAATAAACACAATTTTGATTTTGGAAAATTTTGTATAATGTTGCTGTAACCAATAGAGGGTGCTGTTGAAATGCATCTCAAAATATTGAAACAAAAGAAATAGTTCGGAATACACTATAAACCTCAGCCTGCTGCAGTGGCTTTCCTGGCAAAAACAGGGCCCACGTACTTCAGACTACAGTCAAGTTTGCATCAAATACCTCACGCAATTCATTATTTTCATTAACTTTGTCATTTATATTATTAGCAGCAGATCAAAAGAATGTACGATATCTATCTAGGCTAAGTCCATCATTTTTTTAAAGCTGTAAGATTTTTAAAATCAGACTGTCTGTCTTGTGAAATAAAGGCCGGAATGTTGCCTACCTGGGTGGGCCGATGTGGACAGCGTCCGTGGCGGGTTGTGAcctccgctgctggctccatcccgctgttgaaAGTGAACTTAccctaatggggcctattaagcccacccagcgcgttacctggcccaattagatggagcgggtctgatgacgtcattcatgacgcattttcagccggaatccttaaagggaccctgaccacattacattttaagtttaatctaacgAAGTGGGTGTTGAATCGTTACTCTACAataatatacaacaacaacttgatttatatagtgcctttaacatagtgaaacatcccaaggcgcttcacagaaatatTATGTGGTAAAAATTTGacaataaaagttatatatgagtgaaAAAGAAAAATTTAAATAATATTGAGTAATATGATACCATCTACAAATACAATCAAGAACATAattttaaaaagtacattaattgggaagttattggtgcttcGGGCACAAATCTATAGACCTTTGTATCAGTAACTGGCACAAATAAATGATGTATGTGTGTATAGGTAatatataaaattaagcagattttaaacgtaattgtaaaggggtggatttacattcttatgcaagttcagcggaAGAGCTTCGGAAACCCTGATAAACAGTGTAAGTAGTGCttatgtgtttctgggatttctgcaactCTTCCATTGAAgctaacaatggacaagtgagagaacctctgcagaaattcacccccaAAGTCTCAGGCTGAAAAATTACATTagttatattcagggactgaaagcaaattaaaccagtgaaatgagtgatgagaattaaatgacataggatatatgacacggaaacaggccattcagcccagccagtctatgccggcatttatgctccactcgagcctcctcccgtttttcctcatctacatctatcagcataaccctctattcccttctccctcatatgcctgtctagcctccccttaaatgtatctatactattcgcttcaaccactcgctgtggtagcgagttccacattctaaattgttacggttgatgacttgGTTTAatctgtaactggacaatcacagtatactgtgagaaaaaacctgaccagaaacaacacaaagaTGTACTTAAATGGTATATGTCatttttttatagtgcagatcaaatCACTGCAATTACTGCTGATTAGGAAGGCAACAGctgagaatggccagtgaaaaactTACTTCCCTCACCATCCAGGGTAGGAAGGGAGCCTTCAGCACTCACATTCtttcaggaatttctgaattaaccTTTACCAGtggcttttcaagtagaacagaatctccatccaTCTGtaagctgatgtaatcaacatgtttttattttggtttgtttttcatgctgtcaagtaatcagctggagcaatggccacggaactcccgcctcaggttgatagacgtggttcccgagctacgtgaatcccgtggccatgcagggaaatttaaaaagtaagtgaaaaaaggctCTTGAGTGCCTGCAAACCACCTGCTAATTATCTCAATTGGGTTGCCCGCCACTGCCAGTTGGGTTGGATTGCCCGCCGTCgcactccccgctccctctccaTGCTGACCCGACCGGGGAGGAAGCAGCGGGGAGAGGAGAAGCGGCCGGTCCCAGGATGCAGCACACTGACCCGGCCTCGGAGGGAGCACCAGAGGCGGCAGAGAGAggtggagcagccagccccaggacacagtgcGGCTCGCAACccccgccgggaatgatgccggaccaggcaTGTAGCCGGACCAAAGAGCCCCGGACTGGAGGGGTACAACCTGTACTACAAAACTGCCTCTACTGATTCACCTCCAATTTCATTTTCATTTCACTTTATTTTTACTCAGTACACAATCCCCTCAGCTTCATTGGCACCACCATGACTGAAAGCAAAATTTCAGTTTAGCATGAAAAGAAACCCTGATCCTGCTCAGTCTAATGGTACACATTGTAATGAGTTGACTTTCATTTTtctgtgtttaaaattattttagGAGTTAAATAAAGGAAATATTTCATTACATTACTTCTTGTTATTAATATAAGACATATAACTATCTTATCATCTAACACCTGTTGAGTTTACAATATTAAAATAGTTCACTATAGATCATAGACTGTCACAGCTCAAGGTCAGGGTTGTCAGTGAAGGGCCAGTGACTGTGTGGAAacaaaattggctgagggacagaaagcagagagtaatggtgaacattTGTTTTCGGACTGGAGAGAAATGTGCAATGATGTCGCCCAGGGGTTGGTGTgggaaccactgctctttttgatatatattagtgaCCTGGGGCTGAATTTTCCACATGGATGATTTTTGGCACAGTtgaagaggtacgtccgattttgtTTTTTTGTGGCCCGACTGCCAAAAAAAAAATTCCGAGTTTCGCTGGAATTAATTTTCAACTTGGAGCGGTGCacattggccttaagctctgtgggtggagcttaaggcctatgctaaaaactgatgttgccagggtaacgagggacgctgTGAAGGGCTGACGctggaaactgaaactgaccaagggctgaggctgggctggaaacggAAAATGACACCGCtattatcccgggccaaaaggacccctgccggtgccactcctatcccaggctgaacggcCCTCTACTCCagccggtgccactcctatcccaggctgaacggcCCTCTACTCCagccggtgccactcctatcccaggctgaacggcCCTCTACTCCagccggtgccactcctatcccaggctgaacggcCCTCTACTCCagccggtgccactcctatcccaggctgaacggcCCTCTACTCCagccggtgccactcctatcccaggctgaacggcCCTCTACTCCAGCCCgtgccactcctatcccaggctgaacgaCCCTCTACTCCAGCCGGTgtcactcctatcccaggctgaatggccctcTACTCCagccggtgccactcctatcccaggctgaacggcCCTCTACTCCAGCCAatgccactcctatcccaggctgaacggcCCTCTACTCCagccggtgccactcctatcccaggctgaacggcCCTCTACTCCagccggtgccactcctatcccaggctgaacggcCCTCTACTCCAGCCCGTGtcactgctatcccaggctgaacggCCCTCTACTCCAGCCGGTgtcactcctatcccaggctgaatggccctcTACTCCagccggtgccactcctatcccaggctgaacggcCCTCTACTCCagccggtgccactcctatcccaggctgaacgaccctctactccagccggtgccactcctatcccaggctgaatggccctcTACTCCagccggtgccactcctatcccaggctgaacggcCCTCTACTCCAGCCAatgccactcctatcccaggctgaacgaccctctactccagccggtgccactcctatcccaggctgaatggccctcTACTCCAGCTggtgccactcctatcccaggctgaacggcCCTCTACTCCagccggtgccactcctatcccaggctgaacggcCCTCTACTCCagccggtgccactcctatcccaggctgaacggcCCTCTACTCCagccggtgccactcctatcccaggctgaacgaccctctactccagccggtgccactcctatcccaggctgaatggccctcTACTCCagccggtgccactcctatcccaggctgaacggcCCTCTACTCCAGCCAatgccactcctatcccaggctgaacgaccctctactccagccggtgccactcctatcccaggctgaatggccctcTACTCCagccggtgccactcctatcccaggctgaacggcCCTCTACTCCagccggtgccactcctatcccaggctgaacggcCCTCTACTCCagccggtgccactcctatcccaggctgaacggcCCTCTACTCCAGCCAatgccactcctatcccaggctgaacgaccctctactccagccg is from Pristiophorus japonicus isolate sPriJap1 chromosome 6, sPriJap1.hap1, whole genome shotgun sequence and encodes:
- the fbxo36a gene encoding F-box only protein 36a isoform X3 — its product is MASLLRGIIFEISAQAPAPSKDYHHLLVTDSKVIWRWWKISLRSEFRNMKPWEQNSSYQDFLDDLNLQVHISVIFGNEILKYICNLCQHRFDYLERLPKGLLMYIISFLELEDIARLSQTSRQFEKLEQWPRNSRLRLIDVVPELRESRGHAGKFKKGRWHTYTES
- the fbxo36a gene encoding F-box only protein 36a isoform X2, whose product is MASLLRGIIFEISAQAPAPSKDYHHLLVTDSKVIWRWWKISLRSEFRNMKPWEQNSSYQDFLDDLNLQVHISVIFGNEILKYICNLCQHRFDYLERLPKGLLMYIISFLELEDIARLSQTSRQFEKLEQWPRNSRLRLIDVVPELRESRGHAGKFKKRATLMNCGRILFQDTVTP